One segment of Dolichospermum sp. DET69 DNA contains the following:
- the nifJ gene encoding pyruvate:ferredoxin (flavodoxin) oxidoreductase: MNKSFATIDGNEAVARVAYKLNEVIAIYPITPSSNMGEWADAWMSENKPNLWGTVPSVTQMQSEGGAAAAVHGALQTGALSTTFTASQGLLLMIPNLYKIAGELTSFVLHVSARSLATHALSIFGDHSDVMAARATGFAFLCSASVQESHDFALISHAATLATRVPFMHFFDGFRTSHEVQKVELLSDEDLQVLIPQSLVTAHRQRCLTPDKPVLRGTAQNPDVYFQSREGANPYYHVCADIVEKIMDKFGERTGRYYKLYEYHGAPDAERVIVIMGSGCETVHETVDYLNKEGEKVGVLKVRLYRPFDVSRFIEALPNSVKSIAVLDRTKEPGSAGEPLYLDVVTAIYEGWKKTTFPKIVGGRYGLSSKEFTPAMVKSIFDNLTQIKPKNHFTIGINDDVSFTSLNFDQNFSTEPDHVVRAMFYGLGSDGTVGANKNSIKIIGEGTENNAQGYFVYDSKKSGSMTVSHLRFGVGKIRSTYLIDKANFIGCHHWGFVESIDILKAAAPGATLLLNSPYDAGTVWENLPPKVQQQIINKNLKVYTINASQVAKNSGMGHRINTIMQVCFFALAGVLPEKAAIAKIKQAIEKTYGKKGVEVVNMNLKAVDNTLENLHEVGNRSLVIGNREEKQLSITKPKFVENVLSKIMVWEGDDLPVSALPADGTFPSGTAKWEKRNVAEEIPVWDQNVCVQCGKCVMVCPHAAIRAKTYQPSELVNAPTTFKSNNAKDKDFANQKFTIQVAPEDCTGCEICVSICPAKNKVEPTRKAINMSPQLPLREQERENWNFFVSLPNPDRKRLKLNQIRQQQLQEPLFEFSGACAGCGETPYLKLLTQLFGDRSLIANATGCSSIYGGNLPTTPYSQNAEGRGPAWSNSLFEDNAEFGFGYRLSLDKQAEFAGELLSQLSSEIGDNLVNAILKAEQKTEADIWDQRERVAILKHKLAEIAETTKDANLKSKIQNLKSLADYLVKKSVWIVGGDGWAYDIDFGGIDHVISTGRNVNILVMDTEVYSNTGGQSSKATPKGAIAKYATGGKPAPKKDLGLMAMTYGNVYVTSVALGAKDEHTLKAFLEAEAFDGPSIIIAYSHCIAHGIDMTKGLQQQKALVDSGRWLLYRYNPALQEQGKNPLQLDMKAPSESVEKSMYQENRFKMLTKSKPEVAKLLLEQAQAEVNARWEMYQYLANR, from the coding sequence ATGAACAAATCTTTTGCCACCATTGATGGTAACGAAGCCGTTGCCCGTGTAGCTTACAAATTAAACGAAGTAATTGCCATTTATCCAATTACTCCATCTTCAAATATGGGTGAATGGGCTGATGCTTGGATGTCCGAGAATAAACCGAATCTTTGGGGTACAGTTCCCAGTGTCACCCAAATGCAAAGCGAAGGAGGGGCTGCTGCTGCTGTCCATGGGGCATTACAAACAGGGGCATTAAGTACAACTTTTACCGCGTCTCAGGGATTATTATTAATGATTCCTAACTTGTACAAAATTGCCGGAGAATTAACCAGTTTTGTCCTTCATGTTTCTGCTCGTTCTTTAGCTACACACGCCTTATCTATTTTCGGTGATCATAGTGATGTTATGGCTGCAAGAGCGACTGGTTTCGCTTTTTTGTGTTCAGCTTCTGTACAGGAAAGTCATGATTTTGCACTTATTTCTCATGCAGCAACTTTAGCAACAAGAGTGCCATTTATGCACTTTTTTGATGGGTTTAGAACATCCCATGAAGTGCAGAAAGTTGAATTATTATCTGATGAAGATCTACAAGTTTTAATTCCCCAATCTTTAGTAACTGCACATCGTCAACGCTGCTTAACACCAGATAAACCAGTATTACGAGGAACAGCCCAAAACCCCGATGTTTATTTCCAATCTCGTGAAGGTGCAAACCCTTATTATCATGTTTGTGCCGATATTGTCGAAAAGATCATGGATAAATTTGGTGAACGCACAGGCAGATATTACAAACTTTATGAATATCATGGCGCACCAGATGCAGAGAGAGTAATTGTGATCATGGGTTCTGGTTGTGAGACTGTCCATGAAACTGTAGATTATCTCAATAAAGAAGGGGAAAAAGTCGGAGTTTTAAAAGTCCGACTTTATCGCCCTTTTGATGTATCCAGATTTATAGAAGCATTACCAAATAGTGTCAAATCTATCGCAGTTCTTGACAGAACAAAAGAACCAGGAAGTGCAGGAGAACCATTATATTTAGATGTGGTGACAGCAATTTACGAAGGCTGGAAAAAAACTACATTTCCAAAAATTGTGGGGGGTAGATATGGACTTTCTTCTAAAGAATTTACTCCCGCAATGGTGAAGAGTATTTTTGATAATCTCACCCAAATCAAACCCAAAAATCATTTCACAATTGGGATTAATGATGATGTCAGTTTCACCTCTTTGAATTTTGACCAAAATTTCTCTACAGAACCAGATCATGTAGTTCGCGCTATGTTCTATGGTTTAGGTTCAGATGGTACAGTTGGTGCAAATAAAAACTCCATCAAAATTATCGGAGAAGGCACAGAAAATAACGCCCAAGGTTACTTTGTTTATGACTCCAAAAAATCCGGTTCAATGACAGTTTCTCATCTACGTTTTGGGGTAGGAAAAATTCGCTCAACGTACCTCATAGACAAAGCTAACTTTATCGGTTGTCACCATTGGGGATTTGTCGAAAGTATTGATATTCTCAAAGCTGCTGCACCAGGGGCAACTTTGTTGTTAAATAGTCCTTATGATGCTGGTACAGTTTGGGAAAATCTCCCTCCAAAAGTCCAACAGCAAATTATCAACAAAAACCTGAAAGTTTACACTATTAACGCCAGTCAAGTAGCGAAAAATAGTGGCATGGGACACAGAATTAATACTATCATGCAGGTGTGTTTCTTTGCCTTAGCGGGAGTATTACCAGAAAAAGCAGCAATTGCTAAAATCAAACAAGCCATAGAAAAAACCTATGGTAAAAAAGGCGTGGAAGTTGTCAACATGAATTTAAAAGCAGTAGACAACACCTTAGAAAATCTCCATGAAGTAGGTAATAGGTCATTGGTAATAGGTAATAGAGAAGAAAAGCAATTATCAATCACCAAACCTAAATTTGTGGAGAATGTTCTTAGTAAAATCATGGTGTGGGAAGGTGATGATTTACCTGTGAGTGCGTTACCTGCTGACGGAACTTTCCCTAGTGGAACTGCAAAATGGGAAAAACGCAACGTTGCTGAAGAAATACCCGTTTGGGATCAGAATGTCTGCGTTCAATGCGGTAAATGCGTGATGGTTTGTCCTCACGCGGCTATTCGTGCGAAAACTTATCAACCTAGTGAGTTAGTTAACGCACCGACAACCTTCAAATCAAATAACGCTAAAGATAAGGATTTTGCTAACCAGAAATTTACCATTCAGGTAGCCCCAGAAGACTGTACAGGCTGTGAAATTTGCGTCAGTATCTGTCCTGCCAAAAACAAAGTAGAACCCACCCGCAAAGCAATTAACATGAGTCCCCAGTTACCATTGCGGGAACAAGAACGGGAAAACTGGAATTTCTTTGTGAGTTTACCCAATCCTGACCGGAAAAGATTGAAATTAAACCAAATTCGTCAACAACAATTGCAAGAACCGTTGTTTGAATTTTCTGGTGCTTGTGCTGGTTGCGGAGAAACGCCCTACCTTAAATTATTAACACAATTATTTGGCGATCGCTCACTCATTGCCAACGCCACAGGTTGTTCTTCCATCTACGGTGGAAACCTCCCCACAACACCTTACTCTCAAAACGCCGAAGGAAGAGGTCCAGCATGGTCTAATAGTTTATTTGAAGATAACGCCGAATTTGGTTTTGGTTATCGTTTATCCTTAGATAAACAAGCGGAATTTGCAGGAGAATTATTATCACAATTAAGTAGTGAAATTGGCGATAATTTAGTTAATGCAATTCTCAAAGCTGAACAAAAAACCGAAGCAGATATTTGGGACCAACGAGAAAGAGTGGCAATTCTCAAACATAAATTGGCAGAGATTGCGGAAACTACAAAAGACGCAAATCTAAAATCCAAAATCCAAAATCTAAAATCCTTAGCTGATTATTTAGTCAAGAAAAGTGTGTGGATAGTTGGGGGTGATGGTTGGGCTTATGATATAGACTTTGGTGGCATTGATCATGTAATTTCCACAGGTCGAAATGTGAATATTTTGGTCATGGACACAGAAGTTTATTCTAACACAGGTGGACAATCTTCTAAAGCCACTCCAAAAGGTGCGATCGCTAAATATGCGACTGGAGGAAAACCTGCACCAAAGAAAGATTTAGGTTTAATGGCTATGACCTATGGTAATGTTTATGTTACCAGCGTCGCATTAGGTGCAAAAGATGAACATACACTCAAAGCATTTTTAGAAGCGGAAGCTTTTGATGGACCATCAATCATAATTGCTTACAGTCATTGTATTGCTCACGGGATTGATATGACTAAAGGTTTACAACAACAAAAAGCCTTAGTAGACTCAGGAAGATGGTTGTTATATCGCTATAATCCGGCATTACAAGAACAGGGTAAAAATCCTCTCCAATTGGATATGAAAGCGCCTTCTGAATCGGTGGAAAAGTCAATGTATCAAGAGAACCGCTTCAAGATGTTGACGAAGAGTAAACCGGAGGTTGCAAAGTTGTTGCTAGAACAAGCGCAAGCAGAAGTAAATGCAAGATGGGAAATGTATCAATATTTAGCGAATAGGTAA
- a CDS encoding putative toxin-antitoxin system toxin component, PIN family: protein MPENKVVKIIIDTNLWISFLIGKELKELKNLLIEETIQLVISEEIVEEIILVTQRPKLQKYFTPNKVDELVRFLRTIGLFVNITSEVLFCRDPKDNYLLALAKDSDANFLVTGDQDLLVIAKFENTEIVTYQEFLLKL from the coding sequence ATGCCAGAAAACAAAGTAGTTAAGATAATTATTGATACTAATCTTTGGATTAGTTTTTTGATTGGGAAGGAATTAAAAGAATTAAAAAACCTTTTGATTGAAGAAACTATTCAATTAGTAATTTCCGAGGAAATTGTAGAAGAAATTATTCTCGTTACACAACGTCCTAAGTTACAAAAATATTTTACACCTAACAAAGTAGATGAATTAGTTAGATTTTTGCGGACTATTGGTTTATTTGTCAACATAACATCAGAAGTATTGTTTTGTCGAGATCCTAAAGATAATTATCTTTTAGCACTGGCAAAAGATAGTGATGCTAATTTCTTAGTTACAGGAGATCAAGATTTATTAGTGATTGCAAAATTTGAAAATACTGAAATTGTTACTTATCAAGAATTTTTACTTAAATTATAA
- a CDS encoding ubiquinol-cytochrome c reductase iron-sulfur subunit, protein MKRRDFINWVGLGCLASSLPVAIAACSPETSTSANAATKGWQKVGTVAQLDKNGQLLVENSPIGAVLVVGTSKAAKNLIAVNPSCTHQGCTIDWKAKDSKFVCPCHGAEFAKDGKVKQSPAKKPLKTYQAKIEGSSVLVKAT, encoded by the coding sequence ATGAAACGTCGTGACTTTATAAATTGGGTAGGACTAGGTTGTTTAGCCAGTTCTTTACCCGTAGCAATTGCGGCCTGTTCTCCTGAAACAAGTACATCAGCTAATGCTGCTACTAAAGGCTGGCAAAAAGTGGGTACTGTGGCACAATTAGATAAAAATGGTCAACTATTGGTAGAAAATTCCCCAATTGGCGCAGTATTAGTAGTTGGAACATCTAAAGCTGCAAAAAATCTGATTGCTGTTAATCCTAGCTGTACTCATCAAGGGTGTACGATCGACTGGAAAGCAAAAGACAGTAAATTTGTCTGTCCCTGTCATGGTGCAGAATTTGCTAAGGATGGCAAAGTCAAACAAAGTCCTGCTAAAAAACCCCTGAAAACTTACCAAGCTAAAATTGAAGGTAGTTCTGTTTTAGTCAAAGCAACTTAA
- a CDS encoding LysR family transcriptional regulator, with protein MRLEQLQAFLAIIQTGSFQQAAKQCGVTQSTISRQIQALEADLGVELFHRSTHAKLTLGGECLLPRVHKICQEWEFATQELTDLMGGKQPELCIAAIHSVCASYLPPVLQKFCHSYPEVQLRVTSLGSDRSLKVLKDGLVDLAIVMHNRFLITGKEMAIEFLYEEPIEVLTAANHPLAEYESIPWLELIRYPQVVFKDGYGMQRLIQDKFEQMKATLKAALEVNTLDAFRGVVRQGELIALLPQSALIEARHDPTLAVRPLSANNNLGDNSNLTRQVVMVTTQDRLNIPPIHYFWQLVKDNIPELKKESGVRSQESGVRSQE; from the coding sequence ATGCGTCTAGAGCAGTTGCAAGCCTTTTTGGCGATCATTCAAACTGGTAGCTTTCAACAAGCAGCAAAACAATGTGGTGTGACTCAATCAACAATTAGTAGGCAAATTCAGGCATTAGAAGCAGATTTGGGGGTAGAACTATTTCATAGAAGCACCCATGCAAAACTAACTTTAGGGGGTGAATGTTTACTTCCTCGTGTGCATAAAATCTGCCAGGAATGGGAATTCGCTACACAGGAGTTAACAGATTTAATGGGGGGAAAGCAACCAGAGCTATGTATTGCAGCAATCCATTCAGTCTGTGCTTCCTACTTACCACCAGTGTTACAAAAATTTTGTCATTCGTATCCAGAGGTACAATTACGCGTCACATCATTAGGAAGCGATCGCTCTCTTAAAGTCCTCAAAGATGGTTTAGTAGATTTAGCTATTGTCATGCACAATCGCTTTTTAATCACAGGCAAAGAAATGGCCATAGAATTTCTATATGAAGAACCCATAGAAGTCCTCACCGCAGCTAATCATCCCCTAGCTGAATATGAATCTATCCCCTGGTTAGAGTTAATTCGTTATCCTCAAGTAGTATTTAAAGATGGTTATGGAATGCAGCGTCTGATTCAAGATAAATTTGAACAGATGAAAGCTACACTAAAAGCAGCTTTAGAAGTCAACACCCTGGATGCCTTTCGGGGAGTAGTTCGTCAAGGAGAACTCATTGCATTACTTCCCCAGTCAGCACTAATAGAAGCCAGACATGATCCTACCCTGGCAGTTCGTCCCCTATCTGCAAATAATAATTTAGGTGATAATTCCAATCTGACTCGTCAGGTAGTGATGGTAACAACCCAAGATCGTCTTAATATTCCCCCCATACATTATTTTTGGCAACTTGTCAAAGATAATATTCCTGAATTGAAGAAGGAGTCAGGAGTCAGGAGTCAGGAGTCAGGAGTCAGGAGTCAGGAGTAA
- a CDS encoding anthranilate phosphoribosyltransferase family protein: protein MTTKFREFIQKVGSGSHTSENLTRAEAATATKMMLLGEATPAQIGAFLIAHRIKRPTGAELAGMLDTYNEIGPKLPSIAKPVIVLGIPYDGRTRTAPINIITALLLATAGQPVIMHGGNRLPTKYGLPLIEIWQGLGIDWTGLSLAQTQQVFEETGIGFIYTPKHFPLNQTLWEYRDQLGKRPPLATMELIWCPYSGDAHIIAGFVHPPTEAMFQEALGLRGVTKYTFIKGLEGSCDLPRDRTAIIGLSSSNSEALTRLQLAPREYGFITKNVPLTTTEELIKDMQEVLTGNSSELRQTALWNGGFYLWRSGICPDIQSGIDKAAELISSGLLTAKLQAINTLLEKF from the coding sequence ATGACAACTAAATTTAGAGAATTTATCCAAAAAGTAGGTAGTGGAAGTCACACATCAGAAAATTTGACTCGTGCTGAAGCAGCTACCGCTACAAAAATGATGTTATTAGGTGAAGCGACACCAGCGCAAATTGGCGCATTTTTAATTGCTCACCGGATTAAACGTCCCACAGGTGCTGAATTAGCAGGGATGTTAGATACATACAATGAAATCGGACCCAAATTGCCATCAATAGCAAAACCTGTGATTGTTTTAGGTATCCCCTATGATGGCAGAACTCGCACTGCACCAATTAATATAATTACGGCTTTATTATTAGCTACTGCGGGACAACCCGTAATTATGCATGGGGGCAATCGCTTACCCACAAAATATGGTTTACCCTTAATCGAAATTTGGCAAGGTTTAGGAATAGATTGGACTGGTTTATCACTCGCACAAACCCAGCAGGTTTTTGAAGAAACAGGAATTGGCTTTATTTACACACCCAAGCATTTTCCCTTAAATCAAACTTTGTGGGAATACCGTGATCAATTAGGTAAACGGCCACCATTAGCGACAATGGAGTTAATTTGGTGTCCTTACTCTGGTGATGCTCATATTATTGCTGGTTTTGTTCATCCACCGACGGAAGCCATGTTTCAAGAAGCTTTGGGGTTGCGTGGGGTGACAAAATATACTTTTATTAAGGGTTTAGAAGGTAGTTGTGACTTACCACGCGATCGCACAGCCATTATCGGCTTGTCTTCATCCAATTCAGAAGCATTAACCCGGTTACAACTTGCACCCCGTGAATATGGCTTTATCACTAAAAATGTTCCCCTGACTACTACAGAAGAACTCATCAAAGATATGCAAGAGGTTTTAACAGGAAACTCTAGCGAATTAAGACAAACAGCCCTATGGAATGGTGGTTTTTACTTATGGCGCAGTGGGATTTGTCCAGATATACAATCTGGTATAGACAAAGCCGCCGAATTAATTAGCAGTGGTTTATTAACAGCTAAACTGCAAGCAATTAATACTTTGCTCGAAAAATTTTAA
- a CDS encoding MBL fold metallo-hydrolase: MPNFELSDSQIYSSEQLSPSLTNQSELFQVRFWGVRGLIPTPSTHNSRYGGNTGCVEMYVAGKRLVFDGGTGLRILGGNWQELGQTIEAHLFFTNSQSNRIQGFPFFAPAFIASNYFHVYGTAASNGASIKQCLCDQMLQPHFPYPLQVMKSALKFYNLMPDQLIELNDINIQTTLINQNQRSIGYRVNWGEFNVAYAADLHKIINSEEQTRILNLIQDADLWITNATYTPPTDNKHETTESFWEVAVNMAQKAGVKRLVISYHHPDDHDDFLDNMQTEIQSVFPKALLAREGLVLTVN; encoded by the coding sequence ATGCCAAATTTTGAGTTGTCCGATTCTCAAATTTATAGTTCTGAACAACTAAGTCCCAGCCTTACTAATCAATCTGAGCTATTTCAGGTACGATTCTGGGGTGTACGTGGTTTGATTCCTACTCCTAGCACCCATAACAGTCGCTATGGTGGTAATACTGGCTGTGTGGAGATGTATGTAGCCGGAAAACGCTTAGTTTTTGATGGAGGGACTGGTTTACGCATTCTGGGCGGAAATTGGCAGGAACTAGGTCAAACTATTGAGGCACATTTATTTTTTACGAATTCTCAATCTAATCGCATCCAGGGTTTTCCTTTTTTTGCCCCGGCGTTTATTGCTAGTAATTATTTTCACGTTTATGGAACAGCGGCTTCTAATGGTGCATCAATTAAACAGTGTCTCTGTGATCAAATGCTCCAGCCTCATTTTCCTTATCCCTTACAAGTAATGAAATCAGCATTAAAATTTTATAATTTGATGCCAGATCAATTAATTGAATTAAATGATATCAATATTCAAACAACATTAATTAATCAAAATCAGCGTTCAATTGGCTATCGTGTGAATTGGGGTGAGTTCAACGTTGCCTATGCTGCGGATTTGCATAAAATTATTAATTCAGAAGAGCAAACACGAATTTTAAATCTTATTCAAGATGCTGATTTATGGATTACTAATGCCACCTATACTCCACCAACAGATAACAAGCATGAAACCACTGAATCATTCTGGGAAGTAGCTGTAAATATGGCTCAGAAGGCTGGGGTAAAACGGTTAGTAATCTCCTATCATCATCCCGATGATCATGATGATTTTCTGGACAATATGCAAACTGAAATTCAGTCAGTATTCCCTAAAGCATTACTAGCTCGTGAGGGACTTGTTTTGACTGTTAATTAA
- a CDS encoding aspartate 1-decarboxylase, whose amino-acid sequence MQRTLLSAKIHNCTLTAANINYVGSISIDEILLKKAGIFLYEQVQVVNIANGERFITYAIPAPANSGAIELNGAAARLGVVGDRLIIMTYGQFRMEELKCYSPTVVIVGEKNQLLEVRHYDDLLSKL is encoded by the coding sequence ATGCAGCGCACTCTTTTGTCGGCAAAAATTCATAACTGTACGCTCACAGCGGCAAATATTAACTATGTGGGTAGTATCAGCATTGACGAGATTCTTTTGAAAAAAGCTGGTATATTTCTCTATGAGCAAGTACAAGTAGTGAACATTGCCAATGGTGAGCGTTTTATTACTTATGCCATCCCTGCTCCAGCTAATTCAGGAGCTATTGAATTAAATGGAGCAGCCGCACGTTTAGGTGTAGTTGGCGATCGCTTGATTATAATGACTTATGGGCAGTTTAGGATGGAAGAGTTAAAATGTTACTCTCCTACCGTTGTAATTGTGGGTGAGAAAAACCAGTTATTAGAAGTGCGACATTATGATGATCTGCTTAGTAAGCTCTAA
- a CDS encoding inorganic diphosphatase, which produces MDLSLIPAQPKPGVINVLIEIAGGSKNKYEYDKDLQAFALDRVLSSSVKYPYDYGFIPNTLADDGDALDGMVIMDEPTFPGCVIACRPVGYLEMIDGVDRDEKILCVPDKDPRYAHVKSLKDIAPHRLEEIAEFFRSYKNLEKKVTQILGWQDVDKVAPLVEKFIQAAKAKA; this is translated from the coding sequence GTGGATTTATCTCTGATTCCTGCCCAACCCAAGCCAGGTGTGATTAATGTACTGATTGAAATTGCTGGTGGAAGTAAAAACAAATACGAATACGATAAGGATTTACAAGCATTTGCTCTAGATCGGGTTCTGTCTTCTTCAGTTAAGTATCCTTATGATTATGGTTTTATCCCTAATACCTTAGCTGATGATGGCGATGCCTTAGATGGTATGGTGATCATGGATGAGCCAACATTTCCCGGTTGCGTCATTGCGTGCAGACCAGTTGGTTATTTGGAAATGATTGATGGTGTCGATCGCGATGAAAAAATTCTTTGTGTTCCCGACAAAGATCCGCGCTATGCTCATGTAAAGTCACTTAAAGACATAGCCCCCCACCGATTGGAGGAAATTGCCGAATTTTTCCGCAGTTATAAAAACTTGGAAAAAAAGGTAACGCAAATTCTCGGCTGGCAGGATGTGGATAAAGTAGCTCCATTGGTAGAAAAGTTCATTCAAGCAGCTAAAGCTAAAGCATAA